The following proteins are co-located in the Pyxicephalus adspersus chromosome Z, UCB_Pads_2.0, whole genome shotgun sequence genome:
- the WHR1 gene encoding inactive serine/threonine-protein kinase 19, protein MDRKRKLISETFKVKKKREDNGVIKSDLGTVPSPYPDFTDNPQDAVPYLCAIFPRKLFNDTLPPMFLRHQMYSMIRDRTTVDRLLNSLQQKGEACLVQPGFDPDTFLVVMSEDLRSAVVRSVDGSSRAAIVQKFLDSSLFSSPKISYNREEMMHKHRFSDREITQLVNAGLLTVRDAGSWWLAVPGAGKFISHFIKGRKALVSQISKSRYKEVLLTDLSTRKPPPALRLGMEYHIHDIIGAGLVDCIPTASGTLLRLSDT, encoded by the exons ATGGACCGAAAGCGAAAGCTAATCAGTGAAACATTCAAAGTGAAGAAAAAGCGAGAAGACAATGGAGTAATCAAATCTGATTTGGGCACAGTGCCATCTCCCTATCCAG atttcacAGATAACCCCCAGGATGCTGTGCCATACTTGTGTGCCATCTTCCCCCGCAAGCTTTTTAACGACACATTGCCTCCTATGTTTCTGCGCCATCAAATGTACAGCATGATACGAGATCGCACAACTGTAGACCGACTGCTG AACTCCTTACAGCAAAAGGGTGAGGCGTGCCTCGTTCAGCCAGGCTTTGATCCCGACACCTTTCTAGTGGTGATGAGTGAGGATTTGCGATCAGCGGTAGTCCGAAGCGTGGATGGTAGTTCCAGGGCTGCCATCGTCCAGAAATTCCTAGACTCCAGCCTCTTCTCCTCCCCTAAGATCAGCTACAACAGAGAGGAAATGATGCACAAACATCGCTTTAGTGACCGTGAGATCAC GCAGCTGGTCAATGCTGGACTCCTCACAGTGAGGGACGCTGGGAGTTGGTGGCTGGCTGTGCCGGGCGCAGGGAAGTTTATCTCACATTTTATAAAAG GACGAAAGGCCCTTGTATCTCAGATCAGCAAATCTCGATATAAAGAAGTCCTCCTCACAGATCTCTCTACACGAAAGCCTCCCCCCGCCCTACGCTTAGGAATGGAGTATCACATCCATGATATTATAGGGGCGGGACTTGTGGACTG CATTCCTACAGCGTCTGGGACTCTTCTCCGCCTATCAGACACATAG